The Clavelina lepadiformis chromosome 1, kaClaLepa1.1, whole genome shotgun sequence genome segment ATCATTGCCTGTGTATGAACTGAAATTGTACCACTCCATAGTCCCACACTGTTcatttttgataatttctAATAAATAGTAATATAAGAATCAAACGGAATCCATTAGTGATTTCAATTGGCAGACATTTGAATTATATGCATAATATAAGAAGGTACCAGCATTTTATTACAGAATATCATATTTCCTGGAAATTGGTAGGTTTGACATTAAATTAGCGTCATACTTTTGGCCCTGTTTAACATTCAGCTGGTCTTGTTAAACgtgtgttttcattttaaaagcatCTTTGAATAGGTATTTCCTTATGTATACTGGTGTTATTCTTTCCATGGAGCTTTAATACTTACCCTAAATATAAACTGGTAGTCTTCCGACTTCGAGTTTACGctaggatgtttcattttttcaccaatgtttttaaatttacaaaagCTTTTAGTCTCTCTAGGTGAtattttgggcacaatgaaagaatttgaatttttttttacttatgacatcattttgaggttgcatTTTCTTGTTAAAGTTTCAGTGGGGGTGAATTTTTCTAAATTGGCTATATCTTGGTAACCTATTAAGCTAGAGCTATCAACAAGTTATCAAAAGTTGCAGTATTACTGATTTCCAATAACTActtaatacattttaattgcatttttgatCTAGAAAAACAGTTATTTGAGAAAAGCAAGAAATTTTCCCAGATTTTGTATGCAAATCGCCATATTGTTTCCAATCTGACCTTTATTTTGACTGCTTCTGATTTTAAACTTCTACCATACCCTGAGCAAACATACCGTAAGTAACTTGGTTATAGGAAATCAATAATCATGCATCTTTTAATATCTTGATTGTAGCTCTAGTTATATATAATAGGTTACCGAGATATCACCAATTTAGAAAAACGTACCCCCCCCCCCGAAACTTCAACAAGAGGATGAgagaccccaagctttttaaatacaaaaaatggtGGAAAAATGAAACACCTTACTATACACACATTGTATTTATACACCATGCATGTAGTAATTGGTAAACAGGAGCAAATTTCCCACATGTACTTGTGATTACAGGGACTGGAATCCACCATTGCTTGGCGCACTTCCTCCAGATTTTCTTCGAATTGTGCCAGATCGCAACCGCATTAGTCGGACACAGGTATATTGTACTACACAAGTTAATTCAACAACATTATTAAACTATATAGTTTGGCAGTCGTGGACCCAAAACTATAATTTAATCCAAGGGtatccaacctttttggccaaagggccacatgcgatttacaaATGATtggccacttgagtgtttactgctaatttctaattaaaaccctcacaccaaaattctgATCTTAGAAATACATAAtatcctcttttacaattataagaacaataaataTACCAAGGTATAGTAaagtcaacaaagtttttactacaTGTCGACATTTCGATGTGAAGtttggcactgtttttctctaacAAGTTTGACAATATTCAGTGAGATGGACGATGTAGCAATGCAAAGCGAGTTTTCCAGATGGCTGTCCGAAATTAGTGATCTCACAGActtatttttgcaaatgtcTCTTTCTTTTCCGGACATATAACATCAGCAACACGAACAATGCATTCCTTAGCGAATTCTCCATCTGCGAACGGCTtcgatttttttgcaattatttcagCCACCAAGTAGCTCGCTTTCACAACTGACTCCTGCTGCAAAGAAACATTCGATAAAACCATTTGCTGTCCACGAAGAACTTTTGTTAATTCCTTCAGTTTATCTTGTGTGAACTCATTCTGGTATTTATCATAAGCTGATGAATGTCTACTGACGTGATGTCTCTTTACGTTGTATTCTTTGCATTGTGATACAGGTTGATTGCATATCAAGCAAATTGGCTTATTGTCGACATCCACAAAAAAGTAGTCACATGTCCACCTTTCATGGAATATTCTGTTAGCGTTGCTTGCTTTTCGTTTCCTATTCGACAAATTCTATATCACTGCAGAGTGCAGAAGATTTTTCACTGCTAAATGCGTTTTGCGCGAGTCTCTGATATCAGATGTACCTCAATGAAGCaagaaaacaagaaatattaCTGACCGACTGTTGAAGCATACTAACTTACTGATTGCGTGGAAAGGATGTGGACGTAACAATGTGGAAAATCTGATGTGTAACAATGTggattgtgatgcaataaaattaacttgaacagttgtgcacccctgcactagagattatagtatattatctatctattgctctattaTCTACATTatctattaattaattatctctactatctattgctctatagtatagagcaatagacaaataaagcaaacaataaatgccaatttctcggaatgtatgttcgccataaattacataggcgattcagttgataatataagtcatttcgaaaaatgCCGCGCCGGCCACTGGTAGGACACCCCTGGTTTAATCCAACAGATAATACCAAAGACTTAGCATATGTCTCATATCCTTGCAGTGCTGGCACTGTATGATATGAGAGTGATGTTATTTTTTGTGCAACTTACAGACATCTCCCATGCACAAGTCGAGATCAGAAGGCTGGAATTCACCACCAATCACACGTCAGTCACACTCCCATCTGCCTGACCAATCAAACTCCAGAATGTCATCATCAGGTTCAAGAAAACCATTAGATAGGCGTAGAACTGTTGGGGAGGCCAGCGTCCGCCGAGATAACGATGGCAACAGCAGCCATTCACCACAGCGAAGGTGGTTGCTTCTAAGTTTATCAATGAATGCTTTTTGCTTGGGTGTATGTAAATGATTTGCATTGTGTATGTTCAGTCATGATGTGCAGCTGTACCTGTGCTTGTTTTTACGCCTCGTATGCAGCCAACCTAAATGTAactgaacatgttttatttaaagaaTGGTTATGGTTGAATCACCTAAAACCAGATCATCCTCATCGCATCATCATCGTAACCATCAACAGCCATTGCATCGCCATTTCAGGTTTTTTACAACTGTTGTGTTCTTGCCCAGcttgatttttaattttgcaatattttaacatctttCTTTTAATGCTTGGTGTTCTGAATGATTTCATTAACAAGCTTGCTTGCTGTTAACTTTCATTGTCATTTTCTTTATAGCTCTCCGGCTTCACGAAGAACTTACCGGAGTGGAACGGAGGAAGCACAATATGTTGAAGATAGAAAAGTTGCACTTCTGTTGCAAAATGAAGAGTTTTTGAAGGAACTAAGAAGAAATGAACAGTTTTTGCAGGAGCTTAACGAAGGTGAATATCAATTATGCAAAAATCTGTTAAGAGATTGAAGTTGAGGTTTTTTTGAACGTGTCTATTTTTAAGACTCATCAACCAGCGAAAGCAGAGCAAAATCATCCAACCCAAGAGACCAAGTAAGTGATAATCATGTTATTCAGTGTGAACATGTAAGTTTACCTTTCTATTGGTACTTAAATTTGTTAGGCAGCTTGTTATAACTGTACATTATTGTTCACTCGCCTATACTATCACATAAATTGCTAAACtgtgaaatgaaaaatatacatatattGTACTCGGCAAAAATTCAACCGAGACTATTTTAGCGCTTATAAATTGCACCAATTACAATAGCAGCCTTTATATAACGCCGTATGTAATAATGCTTATGTTTGTCTAATATGCCTGGAGCATATTTTGGAAGAAAACCTCTGTACTTTCACTAACACGCTTAAGTTATATGCAGTTTACCCCTATCAGCATCGATCCAATGGTAGAGATGGCAACTGCAAGGGATGAACCATCCAGCCAAGATTTCAGTCAATCAGGTGccatattaattattaatgacATGATATTTAGCTGTTTACTGGGTGATTTTTGAATATATGTTACTATTAATGCTAGCAAAGTCACAAATGTTTAATCGCACAGTTAATTCATCTGAAGACAAAGCGTTTAAAGAGAGCTTGAAACATATGAGcaaatgtaagtttttgtCACATTTCTGCTCGTAGCTGTTTTAATTACAGTAAATGGGCAAGTTTTTGCTGAATATTTTATCACCTCGTATTAATTACTGTATATGTCTTATAGAAATAGTAAATACAGTAAGTCTATGCTggtcttgaaatattttgattacATCATTATCAATAGGTAATTTTTGATTTATATGGTGTagaaaaattaagttttctgTCATTGACGTCAACACCAGTATGAATGGATCAGTAACTTGTAAACTGTTTGTAAATTGTATGTAGCTGCCAAGAAAAGCTTTTATGAAATTGCCAGACGATTTTCAGCGAGGAAGAAATACAAATCAATGAACGACCATATTGACCCAGTCTTTGCTAATTGTGAGTATTTATTACTTAGTAGGTTAAGAGGGAGCGTAtatgaattaaaattttgtttggttttaggTAATGATGAAGATTGAAAACACTGGTGGTATCCTACATTGATtgcatgtttgtttctttttgttctaTCATGAATTGCCTATCGATATGCTTCTTtagatgcaattgcatttaCTCGGTGGTTCTCTGATGCATTTACGCCCATGTTGTGAGGTGCTATACAAGCAAGCGCagtatttaaataaacagttGCATTTGTAATGATGGGTGTGTTGTGTCCATTTATGTAAAAAGACTTGAGATTTctctatataaaaatataatgtaTTAGCAAAAAGTAATGAAAATGCACAAGGTTCATGATTGGTCATGTTGATTTATCTCTCTGAAGAGTTTCTAGAACTTGTAGGATGGTGTCAAGTTCATATCGGAATTTTGATAAAAGAAGATTCTTCTCAGATATCTGAAACCgagaaaatacaaacaaacaaaaatcctTCAACCAACTTTGTTACTGACGTTTACCATAGGGAAGTCATAATACTTAGTGAACTAAACCTGCAATAGATGCAAATATACTTACAACACCATTTAGAGAATTTATCTCGGCTTTCAAATATTCATCAGCACCAGCCGAAACTACTTTATTTAGCCTATCTTCTCGTGATTTCTGTCGAAAGTCCAGCATTCTCACTTGTGCCTGGAGTGCTTCAACGTGGCGGACAACAACACTAGGGGAGCCACGCCGAGTAGCCTGCAACTCATCCAGCAGACTTTTAATCTGATCGTAAAAATAGGTAGAACCGATAATGTTTGAGATTAGATGCAATCACCTGGTAGAAATATGGCCAAACCTGTATCTGAAGTGCATTTTCGCAAGCTTTACTCGACGATAATTCGCTTTGGCATTGATACAACTTCGATTCAGTCACTGTAACTTTACTGCTTAGTGTTGATAAGTCATTTCTGTGAattgttgcaacaaaaaattcaaaattaactATAGATCAACGTTCATCATCATTGCACTAACatccaaacaacaaaatatacaaatatcAGTCATGCGATGATCTATTAGTTATTACTTTAGTATGGCAACTGATTTTTCATGAGAAGATTTCAGAGATTCAATTTCAACATCTTGCCGCTGCTTTAAAGCGTCATTTGAAGACTTTGTTTCTTCATATAATTTCTTCCAGTGGGAAATTTCTTTGAAGAGTTCGCTCTTCacattaacaaaaaacatagtTATTACC includes the following:
- the LOC143451673 gene encoding CUE domain-containing protein 1-like isoform X1 — translated: MSNTRNSPIQARTLEYRQAMKDFHVMFPTLGKDVIECVLRANAGHVDSTIDQLLQLTQDSMSQNGRNATFERLYYTYDDSTESSGSLSPELRDRLSSSDDDRPPRYAPSFEPPPPPAFTFSTNPVEAYPEKHGDMSQHSSHRKTYRDWNPPLLGALPPDFLRIVPDRNRISRTQTSPMHKSRSEGWNSPPITRQSHSHLPDQSNSRMSSSGSRKPLDRRRTVGEASVRRDNDGNSSHSPQRRMVMVESPKTRSSSSHHHRNHQQPLHRHFSSPASRRTYRSGTEEAQYVEDRKVALLLQNEEFLKELRRNEQFLQELNEDSSTSESRAKSSNPRDQFTPISIDPMVEMATARDEPSSQDFSQSVNSSEDKAFKESLKHMSKSAKKSFYEIARRFSARKKYKSMNDHIDPVFANCNDED
- the LOC143451673 gene encoding CUE domain-containing protein 1-like isoform X2, with product MSNTRNSPIQARTLEYRQAMKDFHVMFPTLGKDVIECVLRANAGHVDSTIDQLLQLTQDSMSQNGRNATFERLYYTYDDSTESSGSLSPELRDRLSSSDDDRPPRYAPSFEPPPPPAFTFSTNPVEAYPEKHGDMSQHSSHRKTYRDWNPPLLGALPPDFLRIVPDRNRISRTQTSPMHKSRSEGWNSPPITRQSHSHLPDQSNSRMSSSGSRKPLDRRRTVGEASVRRDNDGNSSHSPQRSSPASRRTYRSGTEEAQYVEDRKVALLLQNEEFLKELRRNEQFLQELNEDSSTSESRAKSSNPRDQFTPISIDPMVEMATARDEPSSQDFSQSVNSSEDKAFKESLKHMSKSAKKSFYEIARRFSARKKYKSMNDHIDPVFANCNDED